The genomic segment TAGAACTTATATTCTTAGTCAAATTTCAACGCCTCATTGAGTACAAGGTTTGAGGTCTTCTGAAGCTTGTCAGATGAAATTTGCTTTATTCTAGATGCTTCTTTTTCGTATTTGTCTGTGATCTTCTTGGCATCTTTCATTGCGTTTTTTTCTTCTTTTGCCAAATATTCTTCGATGTACTCTTTCTTGATAGCTTGATCTATAATTTTTTGGGCCTCTTTTTTTGCATCAGAAATTATTTTTTCAGCTTCTGCTTTTGCTTCTTCGACTATCTTTATCGATTTTCGCTCTTCTTCAATTAATTTTTCTATACTCATTTTTATTCACAATAATTATAGATTCAATTCTGTACCCACGGCAAGGTTAATTGCCTTTTTAAGTTCTTCAACCCGCTTACCTTTAATTCCTGTATGGTCAGGCAAAAAGGCAAATAATGGAGTTATTTTTCCTTCTCTTGCGATCTTGGCTCTTGTATCTCTACTGACATCTACGAACCTGTCAGGAAGTATAATCAAAGCATATTCTTCACTATCAGTTATTTCTCTAAGACATCTTCTAGCTTCCTCAGCTTCCGTAGCATGAAAGCCCCTAACTCCAATAAATTCGAAACCCGCTATGAAGGTCGAATCACCAATAGCCGCGACGTTCAAATACAATCCTTCCATTGAACCAGATCTTTCGCAAACTAATTTTTTTTATTTCTTTTCCTATGAAAACTCAATTCTAGCTAATAAAGTTTCTATAAAATTTATTTAGTACAGAGAACAAATCAAGTAACAATAAAATCAAGTCTAATACTCCGGATAAGATTTCAGCGCTTATTTACACAAAAGGATAGTAATTATGACGTATGCAACAATTTTGATAAAGGGAATAGTTCAGGGAGTAGGCTTTAGACCCTTTATCTATAGAATAGCAACCAAGCATCACCTAACTGGCTATGTGCAGAATAGAGGAGATGCTGGAGTAAAAGTAGTTTTAGAGGGAAAAAAACTTCAAATCACAAAATTTTTAAAAAGTTTGGAGGTTGAGAAACCTCCACAATCCAATATACATGAAATCATAGTAGATTTTGATGAAAGAAAGAAAAAAAGCTGTACAGAATTTAATATCATTAAGAGCGATAAAAAAGGAAAGTCTTTTGGTTCAATAATACCACCAGACATCTCAATTTGTGATGAATGCTTAGCAGAATTACGAGATCCAAAAGACAGAAGAAATGACTACTTCTTTATTACATGCACAAATTGTGGACCTAGATATACGATAATCAATGATACCCCGTATGATAGAGAAAATACAGTTATGAGAAGCTTTCGCATGTGCAAAAATTGCATGGAAGAATACGTTGATCCGAAGGATCGAAGATTTCATGCTCAAACTATTGCTTGTAGTGATTGTGGGCCCAAAGTTCTATTAAGTGATCGCAATGGAGAAAAGATAGAGTCAATAGATCCCATCAGAGAGGCTGGTAAATTATTAGAAGAAGGATTTATTGTTGCTATCAAAGGAAACGGTGGCTTCCATATAGCCGCCTCAACACTTAAAGATGAACCAATTACTAAACTAAGAAGGAGCAAGCACAGATCTCAGAAACCATTTGCTATAATGGCTCGAAGTGTTGAAGCTATAAGAACATTTGCAGAGTTAAACATCTACGAAGAAAGTCTACTAACTTCTCCCATAAGACCGATCATCTTACTTAAAAAAAATCCGAATTACTGTCTATCGAATTTAATTTCACCTAATTTACATAATATAGGAATAATGCTTCCCTACACCGGTCAACATTATTTACTTTTTGAAAAAACTAGTGACCGTGCGTTCATCATGACAAGTGCTAATCCTCCAGAGGAGCCGATAATTACTAAGAATGATGTAGCGATCAAAAAATTGAGTTCAGATGTAGATTACTTCCTCATGCATGATCGTACTATCTCTCAAAGATGTGATGATTCTGTTGTAAGATTTGTAGGAGAATCTATGGCTATAATACGAAGGTCTAGAGGTTTCGCTCCAGCGCCCATACACATACAAAATGAGGTTAAAAGAGGTATTCTTGGTGTAGGAGGAGAACTAAATGTAGCTT from the Candidatus Bathyarchaeota archaeon genome contains:
- a CDS encoding V-type ATP synthase subunit F, which codes for MEGLYLNVAAIGDSTFIAGFEFIGVRGFHATEAEEARRCLREITDSEEYALIILPDRFVDVSRDTRAKIAREGKITPLFAFLPDHTGIKGKRVEELKKAINLAVGTELNL
- the hypF gene encoding carbamoyltransferase HypF, producing MTYATILIKGIVQGVGFRPFIYRIATKHHLTGYVQNRGDAGVKVVLEGKKLQITKFLKSLEVEKPPQSNIHEIIVDFDERKKKSCTEFNIIKSDKKGKSFGSIIPPDISICDECLAELRDPKDRRNDYFFITCTNCGPRYTIINDTPYDRENTVMRSFRMCKNCMEEYVDPKDRRFHAQTIACSDCGPKVLLSDRNGEKIESIDPIREAGKLLEEGFIVAIKGNGGFHIAASTLKDEPITKLRRSKHRSQKPFAIMARSVEAIRTFAELNIYEESLLTSPIRPIILLKKNPNYCLSNLISPNLHNIGIMLPYTGQHYLLFEKTSDRAFIMTSANPPEEPIITKNDVAIKKLSSDVDYFLMHDRTISQRCDDSVVRFVGESMAIIRRSRGFAPAPIHIQNEVKRGILGVGGELNVACCILKNRKAFISQHIGDVETIETLKFLSDVIKHLIRLTKSDLEIIAHDLHPRFNTTKLARDLAEELGCELFPVQHHFAHLAKIMGEHNLQEAIGIVCDGYGYGLDGKAWGGEILFYSDGEFKRIGHLEEQPMIGGDLATKFPLRMLAGFFKENKKFEKWLLSKSRFLPYGEEEVNLILQQSRLKNTMTTSCGRLLDAISALLGICYERTYEGEPAMKLESVALNGKNVLNLKPEIEKDVIRTNYFVEEIFHDLKKYPIQDLAYSAQSYVADSLAEFAILEAERLGISNICFTGGVAYNEHIALRIKKMVEKNGFNFFLQNKLPPGDGGISFGQTIFTDLMKEK